A genomic window from Pseudomonas alcaligenes includes:
- a CDS encoding sulfite exporter TauE/SafE family protein has translation MNPVDILLNLLLGLAMGTLGGLFGIGGGLVAIPALGVLFGLDQQLAQGTALVMVVPNVLLALWRYHQRNRIVLRHALLLSASGFICAWLASLYAVELQAERMRLAFVGFLVALALYNLLRLFMRSSSVTGELRQPWPWLGVLGGAAGALGGLFGVGGAVLAVPVLTNLFGASQLVAQGLSLALALPSTAVTLLTYGLHGHVDWAMGIPLALGGLLSISWGVRLAHALPERLLKGLFCAFLLLCAVLLALE, from the coding sequence ATGAATCCCGTCGATATCCTGTTGAACCTGCTGCTCGGCCTGGCCATGGGCACCCTTGGCGGGCTGTTCGGCATCGGCGGCGGTCTGGTGGCGATCCCCGCCCTCGGCGTGCTGTTCGGCCTCGATCAGCAGCTGGCTCAGGGCACGGCGCTGGTGATGGTGGTGCCTAACGTGTTGTTGGCGCTGTGGCGCTACCACCAGCGCAACCGCATCGTGCTCAGGCACGCGCTGCTGCTCAGCGCTTCCGGCTTCATCTGCGCCTGGCTGGCCTCGCTGTATGCGGTGGAACTGCAGGCCGAGCGCATGCGCCTGGCCTTCGTCGGCTTCCTGGTCGCCCTGGCGCTCTACAACCTGCTGCGGCTGTTTATGCGCAGCAGTTCCGTGACCGGAGAGCTGCGCCAGCCCTGGCCCTGGCTGGGCGTGCTGGGCGGCGCGGCCGGCGCCCTAGGCGGGCTGTTCGGCGTGGGCGGTGCGGTGCTGGCGGTGCCGGTGCTGACCAACCTGTTCGGCGCCAGCCAGCTGGTGGCCCAGGGCCTGTCGCTGGCCCTGGCACTGCCCAGTACTGCGGTGACCTTGCTGACCTATGGCCTGCACGGGCATGTCGACTGGGCCATGGGCATCCCCCTGGCGCTGGGTGGACTGCTCAGCATCAGCTGGGGCGTGAGGTTGGCCCACGCTTTGCCGGAGCGCCTGCTCAAGGGGCTGTTCTGCGCCTTCCTGCTGCTCTGCGCGGTGCTGCTGGCGCTGGAGTAG
- a CDS encoding LysR family transcriptional regulator, translating to MNPDALTQQLGLYLDVLDAGSFSAAARRQQLTPSAVSRRMDGLERAMGCTLLERSTHLVRATPAGLAFAERARRILGELQQARAEAVSLSSAPEGLIRIDAPAPFGRRHLAPAIAEFLTLYPGLDVQLRLIDSFIDLHGEHLGEVDLVLRIGPLADTRLVATPLAPLVRVLCASPDYIQRRGLLRDARELPQHDGLDWDALSPPHAWRFDVDGRAQLLRPGRLRMTANNAETLLFGAVAGLGIAHLPTWLISDYLLRGELLPLLCENGLPPAEPSGIYALRLASDASTRTRLLLDFLRQRFAPVPPWDLALQRGLRAGN from the coding sequence ATGAACCCCGACGCCCTCACCCAGCAGCTCGGCCTCTACCTGGACGTGCTGGACGCCGGCAGCTTCTCCGCCGCCGCACGCCGCCAGCAGCTCACACCATCCGCCGTGTCCCGGCGCATGGACGGCCTGGAGCGGGCCATGGGCTGCACGCTGCTGGAGCGCAGCACCCACCTGGTGCGGGCCACGCCGGCCGGCCTGGCCTTCGCCGAGCGGGCCCGGCGCATCCTCGGCGAGCTGCAGCAGGCGCGCGCCGAGGCAGTGTCGCTGAGCAGCGCGCCCGAGGGGCTGATCCGCATCGACGCGCCGGCCCCCTTCGGCCGGCGCCACCTGGCCCCGGCCATCGCCGAATTCCTCACCCTCTACCCAGGCCTGGACGTGCAGCTGCGGCTGATCGACAGCTTCATCGACCTGCACGGCGAACACCTGGGCGAAGTCGACCTGGTGCTGCGCATCGGCCCGCTGGCCGACACCCGCCTGGTCGCCACACCGTTGGCGCCCCTGGTGCGGGTGCTGTGCGCCAGCCCGGACTACATCCAGCGCCGCGGTCTGCTGCGCGACGCCCGCGAGCTGCCGCAGCACGACGGCCTGGACTGGGACGCGCTGTCGCCGCCGCACGCCTGGCGCTTCGACGTCGACGGGCGCGCGCAGCTGCTGCGCCCCGGGCGCCTGCGCATGACCGCCAACAACGCCGAGACCCTGCTGTTCGGTGCCGTGGCCGGGCTGGGCATCGCCCACCTGCCGACCTGGCTGATCAGCGACTACCTGCTGCGCGGCGAGCTACTGCCCCTGCTGTGCGAGAACGGCCTGCCGCCCGCCGAACCCAGCGGCATCTACGCCCTGCGCCTGGCCAGTGACGCCAGCACGCGCACGCGCCTGCTGCTGGATTTTCTCAGGCAGCGCTTCGCCCCCGTGCCGCCCTGGGACCTAGCCCTGCAGCGCGGCCTGCGGGCCGGCAACTAG
- a CDS encoding putative bifunctional diguanylate cyclase/phosphodiesterase — MTPAQAPQDQDVQGYTLERRLQARRLMQISQVSCAALLCIGLQTLVAGQWWNSGLVLGALLAVLSGIVLIRRGRVDRAIVLVLFTHLAVITLSLWHSQGLYSGALLGYPVLLIVAGMVAPLRLFIGLLLAILAAVAGLTFAALSGLQTFTPQPLGIGRLVNVSALLVLGSVAVWLLANDLRITLLRLRQEILRVKDSEANFTHLAQHDALTNLPNRLLVRDRMEQAIGHARRDGKRVALLFLDLDNFKTINDSLGHDAGDELLLEVARRLREAVRDIDTVSRQGGDEFLLVLADVEELAVVSALAARLQQHLAVPFSLKGMQIVSSSSIGISLFPDDGEDFDTLLKHADTAMYQAKAAGRNTYCFFDEQMNADTRERLGLEQDLHQALSRAEFVLHYQPIVDLHDGGLLAAEGLLRWQHPRRGLIGPDLFIQVAEQSGLIVEIGEWVLDEACRQAMLWQAAGLPRFVISLNLSAVQFRRGNLEQLVAAALDRYGLPPGCLELELTESILLQDSPAFIERLQRLKALGVKLSIDDFGTGYSNLSYLQRFRVDKLKIDQSFVRMLTANPQDQAIVTAIVQMARSLGLHTTAEGIEDEATRQRLADLGCDQGQGYLFARPMSAADFTLFARGQAVPA; from the coding sequence ATGACCCCAGCGCAAGCTCCGCAAGACCAGGACGTCCAGGGCTACACACTGGAGCGCAGGCTACAGGCACGCCGCCTGATGCAGATCTCCCAAGTGTCGTGCGCAGCCTTGCTGTGCATCGGCCTGCAGACCCTAGTGGCCGGGCAATGGTGGAACAGCGGCCTGGTGCTGGGGGCGCTGCTGGCTGTGCTGAGCGGGATAGTGCTGATCAGGCGCGGCCGGGTGGACAGGGCCATAGTGCTGGTGCTGTTCACGCACCTGGCGGTGATCACGCTGTCGCTCTGGCACAGCCAGGGGCTGTACAGCGGTGCGCTGCTGGGCTACCCGGTGCTGCTGATAGTGGCCGGCATGGTGGCGCCACTGCGTCTGTTCATCGGTCTGTTGCTGGCCATCCTGGCGGCGGTGGCAGGCCTCACGTTCGCCGCCCTGAGCGGTCTGCAGACCTTCACTCCGCAGCCCTTGGGCATAGGTCGTCTGGTCAATGTCAGCGCCCTCCTGGTGCTGGGCTCGGTGGCGGTATGGCTGCTGGCCAACGATCTGCGTATCACCCTGCTGCGCCTGCGCCAGGAAATCCTGCGGGTGAAGGATTCCGAGGCCAATTTCACCCACCTGGCCCAGCACGATGCCCTGACCAATCTGCCCAACCGCCTGCTGGTACGCGACCGCATGGAGCAGGCCATCGGCCACGCGCGGCGCGACGGCAAGCGGGTCGCGCTGCTGTTCCTCGACCTCGACAACTTCAAGACCATCAACGACTCCCTCGGCCACGACGCCGGCGACGAGCTGCTGCTGGAGGTGGCGCGGCGCCTGCGCGAGGCCGTGCGCGATATCGACACGGTGAGCCGCCAGGGCGGCGACGAGTTCCTCCTGGTGCTGGCCGATGTCGAGGAGTTGGCGGTGGTCTCCGCACTGGCCGCCCGCCTGCAACAGCACCTGGCCGTCCCGTTCAGCCTCAAGGGCATGCAGATCGTCAGCTCCAGCTCCATCGGCATCTCCCTGTTCCCCGATGATGGCGAGGACTTCGATACCCTGCTCAAGCATGCCGACACCGCCATGTACCAGGCCAAGGCCGCCGGGCGTAACACCTACTGCTTCTTCGACGAGCAGATGAACGCCGATACCCGTGAACGCCTGGGCCTGGAGCAGGATCTGCACCAGGCGCTGAGCCGCGCGGAGTTCGTCCTGCACTACCAGCCGATTGTCGATCTGCACGATGGCGGCCTGCTGGCGGCCGAGGGGCTGCTGCGCTGGCAGCATCCGCGGCGGGGACTGATCGGCCCCGATCTGTTCATCCAGGTCGCCGAGCAGTCCGGTCTGATCGTCGAAATCGGCGAGTGGGTGCTCGATGAGGCCTGCCGCCAGGCCATGCTCTGGCAGGCCGCCGGCCTGCCGCGCTTCGTGATCTCGCTGAACCTTTCGGCGGTGCAGTTCCGTCGCGGCAACCTGGAGCAGCTGGTGGCGGCGGCGCTGGATCGCTACGGCCTGCCGCCGGGCTGCCTGGAGCTGGAACTGACCGAATCCATCCTGCTGCAGGACTCGCCGGCCTTCATCGAACGCCTGCAGCGCCTCAAGGCGCTGGGGGTGAAGCTGTCCATCGATGACTTCGGTACCGGCTACTCCAACCTGTCCTACCTGCAGCGCTTTCGCGTGGACAAGCTGAAGATCGACCAGTCCTTCGTGCGCATGCTCACCGCCAACCCGCAGGACCAGGCGATAGTCACCGCCATCGTGCAGATGGCACGCAGCCTCGGCCTGCACACCACGGCCGAGGGCATCGAGGACGAGGCCACGCGCCAGCGCCTGGCCGATCTGGGCTGCGACCAGGGGCAGGGCTACCTGTTCGCCCGGCCCATGTCGGCGGCGGACTTCACCCTGTTTGCCCGCGGCCAGGCCGTGCCGGCCTAG
- a CDS encoding FKBP-type peptidyl-prolyl cis-trans isomerase, which translates to MSNELRIEDLQLGSGKEAVKGALITTQYRGWLEDGSEFDSSYSRGKPFQCVIGTRRVIQGWDLGLMGMRVGGKRKLWVPAHLGYGERQVGSIPPNSNLVFEIELLEVLTRDD; encoded by the coding sequence ATGAGCAACGAACTGAGAATCGAAGACCTGCAACTCGGCAGCGGCAAGGAAGCGGTCAAGGGCGCCCTGATCACCACCCAGTACCGCGGCTGGCTGGAAGACGGCAGCGAGTTCGACTCCTCCTACTCGCGCGGCAAGCCGTTCCAGTGCGTGATCGGCACGCGCCGCGTGATCCAGGGTTGGGACCTTGGCCTGATGGGCATGCGCGTCGGCGGCAAGCGCAAGCTCTGGGTGCCGGCCCACCTGGGCTACGGCGAGCGCCAGGTCGGCTCGATCCCACCGAATTCCAACCTGGTGTTCGAGATCGAGCTGCTGGAAGTGCTGACCCGCGACGATTGA
- a CDS encoding DMT family transporter, whose product MNNTLRRGSLEMLAAMLISGTIGWFVLVSGQAVVDVVFWRCVVGGAMLLLVCAALGLLRRELLSRRVLVLGVLSGVAIVGNWLLLFAAYSQASIAISTAVYNVQPFMLVGLAALFLGERITLVKLAWLGLAFLGMLAIVSAHGSGAVAGQNYLLGIALALGAALLYALAALIVKRLTGTPPHLIALLQLFTGTLMLAPLASYQLPEQAQAWASLLTLGIVHTGVMYMLLYSAIQKLPTALTGALSFVYPIAAIFVDWLAFGHRLSPLQWLGVAAILLAAAGMQQGWSLRRRRVATA is encoded by the coding sequence ATGAACAACACCCTCAGGCGCGGCTCGCTGGAAATGCTCGCGGCCATGCTGATTTCCGGCACCATCGGCTGGTTCGTGCTGGTGTCCGGCCAGGCCGTGGTGGACGTGGTGTTCTGGCGCTGCGTGGTCGGCGGCGCCATGTTGCTGCTGGTGTGCGCGGCGCTCGGCCTGCTGCGCCGCGAGCTGCTGAGCCGGCGCGTGCTGGTCCTGGGCGTGCTCAGCGGGGTGGCCATAGTCGGCAACTGGCTGCTGCTGTTCGCCGCCTATTCCCAGGCGTCCATCGCCATCAGCACGGCGGTGTACAACGTCCAGCCGTTCATGCTGGTGGGCCTGGCGGCGCTGTTTCTCGGCGAGCGCATCACCCTGGTCAAGCTGGCCTGGCTGGGCCTGGCCTTCCTCGGCATGCTGGCCATCGTCAGCGCCCACGGCAGCGGGGCGGTGGCGGGGCAGAACTACCTGCTGGGCATCGCCCTGGCCCTGGGCGCCGCGCTGCTCTATGCCCTGGCGGCGCTGATCGTCAAGCGCCTCACTGGCACGCCGCCGCACCTGATCGCGCTGCTCCAGCTGTTCACCGGCACCCTGATGCTGGCGCCGCTGGCCAGCTACCAGCTGCCCGAGCAGGCGCAGGCCTGGGCCAGCCTGCTGACCCTGGGTATCGTCCACACCGGGGTGATGTACATGCTGCTGTACAGCGCCATCCAGAAGCTGCCGACGGCGCTGACCGGGGCGCTGTCGTTCGTCTACCCGATCGCGGCGATCTTCGTCGACTGGCTGGCCTTCGGCCACCGCCTCAGCCCGCTGCAGTGGCTGGGTGTGGCGGCCATCCTGCTGGCTGCGGCCGGCATGCAGCAGGGCTGGAGCCTGCGCCGGCGGCGCGTAGCGACCGCGTAG
- a CDS encoding Lrp/AsnC family transcriptional regulator yields the protein MTDEIDQILISALMADSRRSLKALAQISGLSSPSVAERLRRLEERGVIRGYTVEVDPRHFGYQLQAIVRVRPLPGRLHEVERLIQSIPEFTECDKVTGEDCFIARLHVRSMEQLDELLDRINAYAESNTAIVKKTSVARRLPPMSGAS from the coding sequence ATGACCGATGAAATCGACCAGATCCTGATCAGCGCCCTGATGGCCGACTCGCGCCGCTCGCTCAAGGCCCTGGCGCAGATCAGCGGGCTGTCCTCGCCCAGCGTCGCCGAACGCCTGCGCCGCCTGGAGGAGCGTGGGGTGATCCGCGGCTACACGGTGGAAGTCGATCCGCGCCACTTCGGCTACCAGCTGCAGGCCATCGTCCGGGTGCGCCCGCTGCCCGGCAGGCTGCACGAGGTGGAACGGCTGATCCAGTCCATCCCCGAGTTCACCGAGTGCGACAAGGTCACCGGCGAGGACTGCTTTATCGCCCGCCTGCACGTGCGTTCCATGGAGCAGCTGGACGAGCTGCTGGACCGCATCAACGCCTATGCCGAGAGCAACACCGCCATCGTCAAGAAGACCTCGGTGGCGCGCCGGTTGCCACCGATGAGTGGCGCATCCTGA